From the genome of Bacteroidales bacterium:
AAACGACCAGTTTGAACCGACGGATTTACCTGTCGGAGTAAGAAAACGACCAGTTTGAACCGACGGATTTACCCGTCGGAGTAAGAAAACGACCAGTTTGAACCGACGGATTTACCCGTCGGAGTGAGAAAACGACCAGTTTGAACCGACGGATTTACCCGTCGGAGTGTGAAAACAACCAGTTTGAATCGACGGATTTACCCGTCGGAGTGAGAAAACGACCAGTTTGAACCGACGGATTTACCCGTCGGAGTACGATATTGGCTCTTCACTTTATCAAATCCAAACCAATCCTGCATTCCAAACATTTTTTCTGATCACAATAGTTTGTTTTCAACTCCAGCAAGGCTTGCGACTGTGATGCCGATGAAGGCTCCAACCCGAATTCTGCAAATTTCCTGACAATGGAGTTTGACTCGGCCGGAATTGAATCGAGCAGCGCAAATGCCTGATCCTGGTAGTGTACCTGGCCTTTCAATTTACCGTAAACGAATAAAAAAGGTATGACATTATTGATCATGATCAATTCGACCGTTGATGGTGATATTGATTTTCCTATGTTTTTCGACTGCCGGTCAAAATAATAATGATCTTTCCAGTATTCACTGACCCCGACAGTAAAAAACCCGATCATTTTATCATATCCGGCATTCTCAATTATCTCGCTGAAAAGGTTAGATCGCAGGTGGATCATCATGGCAAGCTGAGCCAGTCGGATCGTTGGGAAATTATTCGGACGCAGACGCATGAATTTCCAAAGGTGGCCGGAAATCGGTTTAAGCGAAAACTTGTTCTTCAAATGCTGATATTCCTTCTTCAGCTTCTTCGGGTACTCACCCCTATATCTGCCCTCTAATAGGCCGGCCTGGCCAAACAGCAGCGCTTCAACCTGTAAAAGCTGGTCTCTGTGCTTTTCAAGGCACTGAACCGGCGTATGGCGGGCAAGCAGCTCAAAAGGCTGCTTGTTGATGCGGAAACCCAGCGTAGAAGCCAGCGCCTGGAAAAAAGCCTGGTTCCAGTCGTTACCGGTGAATTGAAGTAAGTTTTCCAGATC
Proteins encoded in this window:
- a CDS encoding DUF2851 family protein, with the protein product MTEDFLHFIWKFKLAGRHFHTSEGENLLIVRTGEHNHDSGPDFEGAQVRLGETLWAGNVEIHIRSSDWIRHKHNHDEAYDNVILHVVFEDDLTIKRGNGERMPTLALKDVFPPDVYETYNYFLNNHLWIPCAMRLPEVRDVVINDWLTALSVTRLERKSKDLENLLQFTGNDWNQAFFQALASTLGFRINKQPFELLARHTPVQCLEKHRDQLLQVEALLFGQAGLLEGRYRGEYPKKLKKEYQHLKNKFSLKPISGHLWKFMRLRPNNFPTIRLAQLAMMIHLRSNLFSEIIENAGYDKMIGFFTVGVSEYWKDHYYFDRQSKNIGKSISPSTVELIMINNVIPFLFVYGKLKGQVHYQDQAFALLDSIPAESNSIVRKFAEFGLEPSSASQSQALLELKTNYCDQKKCLECRIGLDLIK